The following are encoded together in the Microbacterium hatanonis genome:
- a CDS encoding MerR family transcriptional regulator has product MPAASARGRSTATAGLLSIGQVLARLTPDFPALTSSKLRFLEVQGIITPTRTDSGYRKFSAADLERLRLALTLQRDHYLPLSVIRDYLADVDAGREPASPSSVPSIVPAPRRYRRDELLSAAGAAPQLLNDAISTGVIVGADSYTEQTVTLLRALVALDRHGIEPRHMRSLRQSAEREATLIESALSALLRRTDTASRARANELAPELAKRLDEVRAIFVRGAIDRLLS; this is encoded by the coding sequence ATGCCCGCCGCATCCGCCCGTGGCAGGTCCACGGCGACCGCGGGCCTCCTCAGCATCGGCCAGGTGCTCGCGCGTCTGACTCCCGACTTCCCTGCGCTCACGTCGAGCAAGCTCCGCTTCCTCGAGGTGCAGGGGATCATCACCCCGACGCGCACCGACTCGGGATATCGGAAGTTCTCGGCCGCCGACCTCGAGCGACTTCGCCTGGCTCTCACCCTGCAGCGCGACCACTACCTGCCGCTGTCGGTGATCCGCGACTATCTCGCCGATGTCGACGCCGGTCGCGAGCCCGCCTCGCCGTCGTCGGTGCCCTCAATCGTCCCCGCGCCGCGTCGATACCGCCGCGACGAGCTGCTCTCGGCGGCCGGCGCCGCACCCCAGCTGCTCAACGACGCGATCTCGACCGGCGTCATCGTGGGAGCGGACTCGTACACCGAGCAGACCGTGACCCTGCTGAGGGCCCTCGTCGCGCTCGATCGCCACGGCATCGAGCCCCGACACATGCGGTCGCTGCGCCAGAGCGCGGAACGCGAGGCGACGCTGATCGAATCGGCCCTGTCGGCGCTCCTGCGCCGCACCGACACGGCCTCTCGGGCGCGCGCGAACGAACTCGCGCCCGAGCTCGCCAAGCG